A genomic stretch from Juglans microcarpa x Juglans regia isolate MS1-56 chromosome 3S, Jm3101_v1.0, whole genome shotgun sequence includes:
- the LOC121257541 gene encoding basic leucine zipper 19-like codes for MDDGELDFSNQEMFSSTNMGELPSSCSMESFFDELLKDTHACTHTHTCNPPGPDSSHTHTCVHVHTKIVPASSEEKVATDDTAESTEKKGKKVKRPLGNREAVRKYREKKKARAASLEDEVERLRGLNQQLLKRLQGQAALEAEIARLKCLLVDIRGRIEGEIGSFPYQKPVNPPNFPNPNMAGAYVMNPCNMQSGEQVYCLHPVADGKSGEDVTLNGQGFSGCEFENLQCLANQNSVSKERAVGNEASDVNSSGTNKRKGGARAAKAS; via the exons ATGGACGACGGGGAGCTCGATTTCTCGAACCAGGAAATGTTTTCAAGTACGAATATGGGGGAGCTTCCGAGTAGTTGCTCAATGGAAAGTTTCTTTGATGAACTTCTCAAGGACACTCATGCTTGCACTCACACCCACACTTGCAACCCACCCGGCCCTGATTCTTCGCATACCCACACCTGTGTTCATGTACACACTAAAATTGTTCCCGCATCAAGCGAGGAAAAGGTTGCGACGGATGATACTGCAGAGTCCACcgaaaagaaagggaagaaagtgAAACGACCGTTGGGCAATCGGGAAGCGGTTCGCAAGTACCGTGAGAAGAAGAAGGCTCGAGCTGCATCATTGGAAGACGAGGTTGAGAGATTACGGGGTTTGAATCAGCAGTTGTTGAAGAGGTTGCAGGGTCAAGCTGCATTGGAAGCGGAGATTGCAAGGCTGAAGTGTTTGCTTGTGGACATTCGAGGAAGAATTGAAGGGGAGATTGGATCGTTTCCATATCAAAAACCGGTTAACCCCCCCAACTTTCCTAATCCGAACATGGCTGGCGCATATGTGATGAACCCATGTAACATGCAGAGTGGAGAGCAGGTCTATTGTCTTCATCCAGTGGCGGATGGCAAAAGTGGAGAAGACGTAACATTAAACGGCCAAGGCTTTAGTGGCTGTGAATTTGAGAATCTCCAGTGTTTGGCAAATCAAAATTCGGTATCCAAGGAGCGTGCTGTTGGGAATGAAGCATCCGATGTCAATTCATCCGGCACAAATAAGAGGAAAG GAGGAGCTCGGGCAGCAAAAGCAAGTTGA
- the LOC121257540 gene encoding heavy metal-associated isoprenylated plant protein 26-like → MGALDHFSYLFDCSSGRSKYRKRKQLQTVEIKVKMDCEGCERKVKKAVEGLKGVQQVNVERKASKVTVVGYVDPGRVVARIAHRTGKRAELWPYIPYDVVEHPYAPGVYDRKAPSGYVRNSQDPQISQLARASSTEVRYTTAFSDENATACAIM, encoded by the exons ATGGGTGCTTTGGATCATTTTTCTTACCTATTTGATTGCTCTTCTGGTCGCTCCAAGTACAGGAAACGCAAGCAATTGCAG ACGGTGGAGATCAAGGTGAAAATGGACTGCGAGGGATGCGAGCGGAAGGTGAAGAAGGCGGTGGAGGGATTGAAGGGAGTGCAGCAGGTGAACGTGGAGAGGAAGGCCAGCAAGGTGACAGTCGTCGGGTACGTGGATCCGGGAAGGGTAGTGGCCCGAATCGCTCATCGGACGGGCAAGAGGGCCGAGCTCTGGCCCTACATCCCATACGACGTCGTCGAACACCCATACGCTCCTGGGGTTTACGACCGGAAGGCCCCATCGGGTTACGTCCGAAACTCGCAAGATCCGCAGATTTCGCAGCTGGCACGTGCCAGCTCCACCGAGGTTCGCTACACCACCGCTTTCAGCGACGAGAACGCCACCGCATGTGCCATAATGTGA